ACGCCCACCACGCTGCAACACCTCACCACCCTCAGCCACCGCACCACCAACCGTCTCCCACGACAACGTCGGCGTCGTCAAAATCCTGCGCGTACCGGACGCCGTCCACGGATTACTCAACGGCCGGATGAACATCGGCTGCGACCCGTTGTAAAACGTCCCCAACAGGTAGAGATTGCCGTTCAGCTGCAGGATCCCCGGATCCAGCTCCCACGTGTTGTCCGAGACCGGGTCCAACAGGTCCGCCTTGAACGCATACGGCCCCATCGGATCCAACCCCGCACTCTCCAACACATGGATCCGCTGTGTGCCGAGGTTGAAGGGTTCCTGACCGGCCGTGTAGTAGAAATACCACCGCTGACCACTCGGACCGTTCAACAGATGAAACTCCGGCGCCCACATCGTCCCGGCACCATTCGGCCGGGTCAACGTGAACAACACCGCCTCCGCCGCACTCGCCAGCCCGCCCAGGGTCCGGGAGCGGCGCATCGTGATCGTGTTGTTCCACGTCGTCGTCGCCAAATAGTAGAAACCGCTGTAGTACGTCAACCACGGATCCGGACCACGCATCTTGATCGGGTTGGTGAAGGTCCGCGGCGGCGCCGTCGTGGGCGGGGCGGTCGTCGGCGCGCTCGTGGTCGGCGGGGCGCCGGTCGTGGGCGTGGCCGAGCCGTTGCACGCGACGCCGTTGAGCGCGAAGCCGGTCGGCGCCGGGTTGGTGGAGTTGTTCCACGAGCCGTTGAAGCCGAGGTTGACGGCGGCGCCGGTGCCGAGGTTGCCGTTCCAGGTCTGGTTGCGGGCGGTGACCTGGGCGCCGCTCTGGCTGTAGACCGCGCTCCAGCCCTGGGTGACCTGCTGCCCGGCGGTGAACGACCAGGTCAGGGTCCAACTGGTGAGCGGGTCGCCGAGGTTGGTGAGGTCGACGCTGCCGCTGAACCCGCCGGGCCACTGGGAGCCGACCCGGTAGGTGACCGCGCAGCCGGCGGCGGCGGACGCCGAGGTGGCGGCCGTGACCGCGCCGACAGCGGCGACGGCGCAGGCCGCGGCACCGGCGATCAGGGGGCGCAGGCGCGCTCCGGTTTTCCAGGGGACGAGCGGCATGGTGGCTCCCGATGGCAGGCGACGATGGTGGCGCGGTCGCCCGGGAGCCGCACAGGGCCTCAAGATAGCCAGTTAAGTATGGAGATGCAACTATCTCGGTGCATCGAGGTCGATCGCTTGACAGGCCGGTGGGGCGCGTCCACGCTGTGATGGCTGGGCCCCATTCGCGCATCCTGTCCGGGCAGGGATCAAGGAGGCCTTCCCGTTACCTGTCTCGACACCTAGGGATGCCCGATGAAACCTCGCGCCATGTGGCGCCGCTGGCTGGTCGCGCTCGCCGTGCTCCTGCTCGGCGCCGCCGCGCTCGTCGCGCCGCAGTTCACCCCCTCGGCGCAGGCCGCCGCCAAGTCAGTCTGGATACCCGAGCGCTGGGTGAGCACCGGTGAGGTGCCCTGGGCGCAGAACCGCACGAAGGAGTCGACGAACTTCATCCTGCTCTGGGGTGAGCGCTCCGGCACCAACCCGCTGACCGCGCCCGGCGAGTACCGCTTCGACCCGGACAACATCCTGAGCCAGCTGGAGTCGCTGTACTCCTTCTACATCAACACGATGCGGTTCACGACGGAGACCGGGCTGCTCGCCCAGCACAAGATCATCGTCATCGTCACGCGCACCTGGAACCGCACCGCCCTCGACGCCTGGGCGACCGGCGGCTCGACCGACGGCCGGGTCGGTGTCATCAACATCGCGCCCGCCGCGGCGCAGCCCGGCTCGTGGGGCCTCGCGCACGAGCTGGGGCACGTGTTCCAGAACTACACGTTCCTGGGCCGCTCCGGCATGGGCTTCACGCACGCCTCGGCCGGCACGTTCTGGGAGGCGAGCGCGGAGTTCATGGCGATGCAGGTGTACCCGCGCACCGCCGCCGGCGACCTCACCCGCTGGCTGCGCACCGAAAACCTGTACTACTCCTCGTCCCGCCACCACTACGGCGCCTGGATGCTGCTGCAGTACATCAAGGACCGCGACGGCATCGAGATGTTCAACCGCATCTGGAACGAGGCCCGCAACACCGAGCACCCCCTCGAGGTGTACCGGCGGATCGCCGGCATCAGCCAGGCCGAGCTCAACCGGCGCGTCGGCGAGTACGCGCAGCACAACGTCACGTGGGACTACTCCAACCGGGCCGACTTCATGCCGTTCATCAACAGCGTGTACGGCGCCGGCTTCCTCAACGCGTACAAGGGCGTGCCGGTCGAGGCGGTCAACGCGGGCGCCCGCCACTACCGCATCTCCGACGCGATGGCGCCGTCCGACTACGGGTACAACAAGGTCCAGCTGGTGCCGGACGGCGACGGCGCGCTGATCCGCCTGCACCTGAAGGGGCACGCGGAGACCGGCGCGACCGGGTGGACGTTCGGCTTCGTGGCGGTGCGCAACGGCGTGCCGCGGTACGGGCCGCTGACCCAGGGCACGTCCGGGCAGATCAGCTTCCAGACCCAGGCCGGCGAGAGCCAGGTCTTCCTCGTGGTGACCGGCACCCCGGCGACCACGGTGCCGAAGTACGCGTTCCTCGACGGCTGGCCGAAGAACCGCCGCTACCCGTACGAGTTCCGCATCTCCGGGGCGATCCCGTCCGGCCACGAGCCCGGGTACTCCAAGCCCGCGGCGACCAACGGCGGGCGCTGGCACAGCAACGGCGGCGGCTGGGTCGGCGGCGGCGCGAACGTCGCGTCCACCGCCTACGTCGGACCGCGCGCCGCTGTCTACAGTGGAACCGTCAGCGGCAACGCCCGCATCGAGGACCTCGCCTGGGTCAACGGCGGCACCGTCAACGGCAACGCGGTCGTCAAGGGCAACGCGATCGTCCAAGGTGGAGTGACGATCGGCGGCAGCGCGGTCGTCGGCGGCGACGCCGAGCCGCCGCACGGCCCGACCGGCGGCTCGTGCAGCTCCGGCACCTACCTGATGTTCAACCCGAGCCGCGGCTGCGACGGCGGCGGCGCGGAGGCGGACATCAACCCGGCACACGGCACGTTCACCTCGGACGAGCTCGCCATCACCGGCACCAACCCGACCACCCCGCCGCCGACCACCGCGCCGCCCACGACGGGCCCGCCGACGACCGCACCGCCCACCACGCCGCCGCCCACGACCGCGGCGCCGACCACACCCCACCGACCGGTGGGACGGCATCGTGCCGGGTGGCGTACACGGCGACCTCGTGGAGCAACGGCTTCACCGGCGACGTGACGATCACGAACACCGGCGGCGCGGCCGTCAACGGGTGGGCGCTGGCGTTCTCGTTCCCGAACGGGCAGCAGGTCACCAACAGCTGGAACGCCGCGGTGACCCAGTCCGGCGCGGCCGTGACCGCCCGGAACGCGGGCTACAACGGCACGATCGCGG
This genomic stretch from Phytohabitans houttuyneae harbors:
- a CDS encoding family 43 glycosylhydrolase, with translation MPLVPWKTGARLRPLIAGAAACAVAAVGAVTAATSASAAAGCAVTYRVGSQWPGGFSGSVDLTNLGDPLTSWTLTWSFTAGQQVTQGWSAVYSQSGAQVTARNQTWNGNLGTGAAVNLGFNGSWNNSTNPAPTGFALNGVACNGSATPTTGAPPTTSAPTTAPPTTAPPRTFTNPIKMRGPDPWLTYYSGFYYLATTTWNNTITMRRSRTLGGLASAAEAVLFTLTRPNGAGTMWAPEFHLLNGPSGQRWYFYYTAGQEPFNLGTQRIHVLESAGLDPMGPYAFKADLLDPVSDNTWELDPGILQLNGNLYLLGTFYNGSQPMFIRPLSNPWTASGTRRILTTPTLSWETVGGAVAEGGEVLQRGGRTFIVYSASHCSTPDYKLGMLEYTGGDPLSSSSWRKFPNPVFQRSNAAGVYGPGHNGFFTSPDGTEDWIVYHANSSAGGGCDMNRSTRAQKFTWNADGTPNFGTPVSLGAQLAVPSGEPAS
- a CDS encoding cellulose binding domain-containing protein; this encodes MAYTATSWSNGFTGDVTITNTGGAAVNGWALAFSFPNGQQVTNSWNAAVTQSGAAVTARNAGYNGTIAAGGTVSFGFQGTHGGTNQPPTGWALNGSPCTT
- a CDS encoding DUF6055 domain-containing protein, whose amino-acid sequence is MKPRAMWRRWLVALAVLLLGAAALVAPQFTPSAQAAAKSVWIPERWVSTGEVPWAQNRTKESTNFILLWGERSGTNPLTAPGEYRFDPDNILSQLESLYSFYINTMRFTTETGLLAQHKIIVIVTRTWNRTALDAWATGGSTDGRVGVINIAPAAAQPGSWGLAHELGHVFQNYTFLGRSGMGFTHASAGTFWEASAEFMAMQVYPRTAAGDLTRWLRTENLYYSSSRHHYGAWMLLQYIKDRDGIEMFNRIWNEARNTEHPLEVYRRIAGISQAELNRRVGEYAQHNVTWDYSNRADFMPFINSVYGAGFLNAYKGVPVEAVNAGARHYRISDAMAPSDYGYNKVQLVPDGDGALIRLHLKGHAETGATGWTFGFVAVRNGVPRYGPLTQGTSGQISFQTQAGESQVFLVVTGTPATTVPKYAFLDGWPKNRRYPYEFRISGAIPSGHEPGYSKPAATNGGRWHSNGGGWVGGGANVASTAYVGPRAAVYSGTVSGNARIEDLAWVNGGTVNGNAVVKGNAIVQGGVTIGGSAVVGGDAEPPHGPTGGSCSSGTYLMFNPSRGCDGGGAEADINPAHGTFTSDELAITGTNPTTPPPTTAPPTTGPPTTAPPTTPPPTTAAPTTPHRPVGRHRAGWRTRRPRGATASPAT